GCTCCGGTCGGCGACGAGGGACTTGCGGAGCTGCTGCGGCCCTACGGCGGTCATCGATACCGGGTCCAGTACCTCGTCATGGCCGGCCGGCTGGGTGCGCCCCGTCGGGGCCCGCGGCTCGCCATACCGACTCATCTGCCGGGCTGACGTCGCAGGCTGCGGCAGAGGGCCAGTGACGCTCCGGCCAGCAGGACCAGGCCGGCCAGCACCGCGAGGTGCACACCGTGGACGTAGGACGAGCGCGCAGCCGACAACACCTGCTGTGCCAGCGAATCCGGCAGACCGGCTGCGACTCCCACGGCCTGAGCCAGTGACCCGCCCGCCGGGCCGTGGGCCACGGCTGCCGGAAGGGTGTCGGCCGCCTGCGCCCGGTATCCGGCCGCCGCGATGCTGCCCAGCAGCGCGATGCCGAGGGCGCCGCCGAGCTCGCTCGCGGCCTCGGAGACCGACGCTCCGCGACCGGCCTGCCCTTCGTCGACGCTCGACAGGACGAGCTCACTGGCCAGCGTCATCGTCACGACGAGTCCGGCCGCGAGCACTCCGGCGCCGATGAGAGCCCTCCACAGCGACGACGTGCCGACCGTCGCCAGGATGCCGAAACCGCACGCACCCGCACCGAGGCCGAGCGCCGCTGCGAGCGGCTTGCCCAGGCGCACACCCAGCGGTGCGGCGAACGGCGCCACGGCGCCGACGCACACCGTCGGCGCGATGCTCCAGAGCGCGGCAGCGAGCGGGTCGTAACCGAGCACCAGCTGCAGGTAGGCCGTGAACAGGACGGCGTTGCCGACCAGCGCGAACGAGCAGACGGTGTTGCCCAGCAGGGCCGCGCAGTAGCTCCGGTTGCGCAGCAGCGTCGGCGGCACCATCGGGTGGGCGTCGCGGAACTGCCGGTGCGCGAACGCGACCAGGACGGCGCCGCCGATCGCGATCGCGACGGCCCAACGCAGCTCGAAACCGTCTGCCGCCCACTGCTTGATGCCGTAAATGGTGCACAGCACACCGGTGAGCGAGAGTGCCGAGCTCGGCAGGTCCAATGGCTGCTCGCGTCGCTCGCCGCGGGGGAGCAGGATCGGTCCGAGGACGAGCAGGAGAGCCATGGCCGGGAGGTTGATCAGGAAGACTGACCCCCACCAGAAGTGTTGCAGCAGAACGCCGCTCAGTACCGGGCCGAGTGCGATGCCGCCGGTCATGATGCCGGTCCACGCGCCGATCGCCTGGCCGCGCTGACGCTCGTCGGGGAAGAGCGACCGCAGCATCGACAGGGTGGACGGCATCAGGGTGGCACCGGCGACCCCGAGGATGCCGCGGGCGACGATCAGGTGCGCGGCACTTCCGGCGTATGCCGCGAGCAGCGAGGTCGCCGAGAAGCACGCTGCACCGACCAACAACAGCCGCCGCGGCCCGATGCGGTCCGCGACCGCGCCCATCGTGATGAGCATGCCGGCCAGCACGAAGCCGTAGACGTCGAAGATCCACAGCTGCTGGGTGCTGGACGCGTGCAGATCACGGCTGATCTCCGGCGCCGCGAAGTAGAGGACGGACACGTCCATCGAGACCAGCAGCAGCGGCAGCGCCAGCACGGTGAACGCCACCCACTCCCTGCGCCCGGCCCGTGGTGGTGCGAGTTCGGTCATGGTCATCGCCACTCCAAATGTGTACGTAGCAAACTGTTTATGTCAGATACAGAATATAGGTCATTACTGTGTACGATGTAAAGAGTTAATTGCCGGGAGCATCGGAGGCGACGTGGACGAGTCGGGTTTGAGTTGCGGTATGCGCGCGCTCTGGGGGGTGGACGACAAACCCCGCCGTGGCCCGAAGCCATCGGTGACCATTCGTGAGATCGTAACAGTCGCAACGGAACTCGCCGATGAGAGTGGGCTCGACGCGGTGACCATGGCGGCAGTGGCGAAGCGCCTGCAGTTGACCACGATGGCGCTCTATCGGCACGTCGACTCCCGTCAGGACCTGGTCGCGGTCGCCGGAGACACGGCGCTCGGCCTTCCTCCGCAGCGGTCCCGGCGCAGCGGCTGGCGGCGACAGGTCAATGAGTGGGCACGTGCCGAGTTCGCACGCCTGCGGGCACACCCCTGGGTCCTGGACATCATCCTGGAAGGCCCGCCCACCGGACCGAACACGATCGCGTGGATGGACAGCGGCATGCAGGCGATCGGCAGCACCGGGCTCGACCCGCAATCGGCGGCGTCCGCGCTCCTCGTCGTGGACGGTTTCGTCCGGAGCATGGTCACCCAGGCCCGTCAGTACGGCGACGGCACCGGCTGGGCCCACGCGCTCGCGTCGGTCGTCGACCCCGGCGAATTCCCTGCCGTGTCGGCCGCGCTGTCGGCCGGCACGTTCGAGGACGACGACGAGAGCTTCCCGAGCGAGCAGGACATCGACTTCGGCCTCGGGCTGATCCTGGACGGCATCGACCGGCTGGTCACCGCACCGGCGCGCCGATGAGGATCACTGCGAGATGGTCACCGTGACGTCGTGGTCGTGCCGCGCGGCGACCCACTCGGCGCGCTCACCGGCCAGGGCGGCCTCCAGGCGGGCCCATACGCGACCGAGCGCAACGGGGTCCGCACTGCGCAGGCGGACGGCGAGTGACGATTCGGTCGGCCCGTTCAGCTCCGCCTCGACCTGATCGCCGGCGGCGAGCGCAACGCGCAACGCGCGAGCAGCGCGCTCGCGCAACGGTTCCGGCGTGGTCGACTCGATGCCGACCCGGGCCGAAACGGCGCTTCCCGGTGGCACGCCGAGCGCAGCACGGACCGCCTCCGCGCGCCCCAGGCCGAACCAGTCCGTCGGACCGGTGCGCACCAGCACGCCCGCCCCCGGCCCGTCGTCGGCGGTCACGAAACCGGCGAGGCCGGACACCACGGCGACAGGCACCCGATCGACCTTGCCCTTGACCAGATCGGCGGCCGCGGCGACCTCGTCGGCGATGTTGCGGATCGTGACCGCGAGATCGCGGCCGGCGGTGTCGGGCAGGCCCCGCAGGTCGTCGATCGGGCGAAGACCCGCGGCGCCGAGCGCGAAGTCGGTGAGCCCGGCACGCCACGCGCGGCCGGACGTGTCGGACAGTACGACCGCGAAGTCGACCGGACGGCCGAGCAGCTTCGCCACCTCGTGCCGCAGACGTGCGGCCACGGCATCGGCGTCGTCGGGCAGCAGCAGGAGCCGGTCGTCGCCGGAGTTGGAGGCGTCGATGCCCGCGCCGGCCATGACCGGTCCCGCCGTCGCATGCACGACACGGGTCACGCCGCCCTCCGTCGCTCGCTCGGCGACCACCGAACGGGACTGCTGCAGCACGAGATCCGCGCGGTCGACCCCTGGCTCGGCATACAGCCCGAGCCATTTGGAGACCACCTTGCTGGTGACCACGAGGATGTCACCGGGCAGGAGCGTCGGGACGACGCCGTCGCGTGGATCGGCCGACGGCCGGAGCAGTCCGGCAAGGAGGGCGGGCAGGTCGGTCTCCGGCGTGACCTCGGTCGCGACTGCGAGCGGTCGGATCGAGATCATCGACGCAGGGACAGGCCGAGTTCGACCGCCTCGGAGGCCATCTCGGCGGCCGCCTCGATGTCCGTCATCAGCAGCGGGATCGCGCGCACGCTGAGGTCGCTGTCTGCCATCGCCGCCTCGTCGGCCTTGTCGACCAGCCAACCGTCGAGGAAGTCGGCGTAGAGGCCGGCGACGCCGTCGGGCGTGACCGGCACGCCGATGGCCGACAGGCATGCGTCGGCGTGCCCACGCACGGGGGCGCCCCCGACGAGTGGGCTCACGCCGACCACCGGTGCCGTGGTGCCGCGCATCGCATCCCGCACCCCCGGCACCGAGAGGATGATGCCGATCGAGACGACCGGATTGCTGGGCGGCAGCAGGACGAGGTCCGCGGTGCGGATCGCGTCGAGCACCCCGGGCGCCGCAGCAGCCTGGTTCAGCCCCGCGACCACGAAACGCTTCGCGGGCAGTGCCGCCTGATGCTGGACCCACCACTGCTGGAAGTGGATGGCGCGCTCGGAGTCTCCCTCGTCGATCACCACGTGCGTCTCGACGGGCGCGTCGGTCATCGGCAGCAGCGTGACACCGCGCCCGGGCAGGCCCCAGCGCTCCGCGAGGCGCGCGATGACGGCGCTGAGCGTCATACCCTGACCGAGCCACTGGCTGCGCGCGATATGGGTGCCGAAGTCGCGGTCGCCGAGGCCGAACCACTGCGGCTGGGCGCCGTATGCCGCGAGCTCCGACTGGACGACGAACGTCTCGTCCGCCCGGCCCCAGCCCTGGCCTTCGTGCACGCCACCGCCCAGGGTGTAGAGCAACGTGTCGAGGTCCGGGCACACGCGCAGGCCGAAGAGGGTGATGTCGTCGCCGGTGTTCCCGATCACGGTCAGCGAGTGCGGGCCGTCACTTCGAGCCGACAGGTGATGAAGGAGACCGCGGAGGAATCGGGCGCCGCCGACACCCCCGGCGAGTGCGGTGATGCGCATCGCACCATCGTCGCACGTCGGGTCTTCCGGCCCGAATCGGCTTCCGCCGGGACGAAAAGCCTTGTCGGACGCGAAAGTCTGCGAACGGTAGCTAGCAGGTTCCGGGCTTGACGTATCGGAATGACACGCGTGTAATTAAGCCCATCAGGTCCGGCGGATGAGGAGGAGGAGCCGTGCAGGAGTTCACACTTTTGACCCTCTTGCACGAGGGGCTCGAGCAGGAAGAAGACGAGACAGCGCTTTCGTGGCAGGAGCGCGCACTGTGCGCGCAGACCGACCCGGAGGCGTTCTTCCCGGAAAAGGGTGGTTCCACCCGAGAGGCCAAGAAGGTCTGCATCGGATGCGAAGTCAAGGCCGAGTGCCTCGAGTACGCCCTCGCTCACGACGAACGCTTCGGCATCTGGGGCGGTCTGTCCGAGCGTGAGCGTCGCAAGTTGAAGAAGCGGGCGGTCTGACCACGACAGACGCCCGGCCCACCCGGCACGCAGCCGAGCTGACCAGTGCCGGGTTCTTGGCGACCGATGAAGAGGCCACCGATTTCACGGTCACCGCGCTTCTCGTCGTCCAGCACGGTGACCACCCACGTCTCACGGACACGCTCGAATCGCTGGTGGCCGCCACCCGGCACCCCGAGCGGCTCGTCGTCATCGATGCCACACCGGACCGTGATCTGCCGGCGTTGCTCGCCGACCACCCCGCGATCGGCTCCGCGGACTGGGCGGTCTCGGTGGTCACCGTCCCGCCCGGGACGCCGTTCGCCGAGATCGTCGACACCGCGGTCACGGCACTGCCGCCCCCCGGTGAGAACGCCGTGGTGGCGTTGCGGCCCCGTCGCAGGGCGCGCAAACGCCCGGTTCGACCTCGCGACCGGGACGAGTGGCTCTGGCTGCTGCACGAGGACACCGCACCGGCGCCGGACGCGCTCGACGGGCTGGTCACCATCGTGTCGGCCAGCGACCGCATCGGCATCGCCGGTTGCAAGGTCCTGGACCGCGACGACCCGACCCGATTGGTCAACGTCGGCATCGACCTGACCCGCGCCGGTCGCCACGTCGGCGACCGGATGCAGGGCGAGCCCGACCAGGGCCAGCACGACGACCGGCGTGACGTGCTGGCCGTCAGCAGTGCCGGGATGCTGATCCGGCGTGACGTCTATCTCAGCCTCGGCGGCTTCGATCCCGCCTTCGACGGCGACGGCGACGGGCTGGATGTCTCGTGGCGTGCCCACCTGATCGGCCGGCAGGTGATCGTCGTCCCGGCGGCACGGGCGCACCAGGACCTGGTCGGCAAGGACAGTGACGTCGATCGTCCGGCGCCACGCACCCTGCGCCGGCACCGGCAGGTCGCTCTCGCGCGCTGCTCGCTGCTCGCCCTGCCCTTCATGGCACTGTGGATCCTGCTCAGTTGCACCGTCCTCGGCGTCGTCCTGTTGTTGTTGAAGCGGCCGCGCCGGTCCCTCGCCGAGTTCGCCCAGGCCACAGCACCGTTCGGTCTCATCCGAATCCTCGGCGCACGGTGGCGGTTCGTCGGGCGTGCGTCGACCCGACGCCGCAACCTGCGTGGCATCTTCGTGCCGTGGCGCGGCGCTGTCGAACACGCCGTGGCCACCGTCGGTGACGCGATCACACCGGAGCCGACCCGTCGGGACATCCCGGCCACCGAACCGGTCGAGACCGGACCGGTCGCGGACGATGCCGAGTCCATGCCGGTCGGGCCCGGTCGGGGCGGTGTGCTGCGCAATCCGGGCCTGTGGGTCGTCCTGGCGCTCCTCGCCGCGGCCGGGGCGTGCTGGCGCGATCTGATCACCGGGGGCGCGCTGCGCGGCACCGGCAACGGCCTGACCGGCGGAGCGCTGCAACCCTTCACCACCGACGCCACCGGGGTATGGCGGATGTGGCGCGACGCCTGGACGGGACCCGGGCTGGGGCAGCCCGGATCGGCCACGCCATACCTGGTGCTGCTGGCGCCGTTGGCCTGGCTGACGCAACAGCTTCCGGGTGTCAACGGGTCGGCCTCGGGAGCGGCCGTCGTGACCTGGCTGCTGGTGCTGGCCATGCCGCTGTCCGGGCTGGTGGCCTACCGCGCCGGACGGATCGCGACCCACGCGCGGTGGCCGCGAGCCGCCGCCGCCCTCGCCTGGGCGAGCCTGCCGACCCTGACCACTGCCGTCGCGGCCGGCCGGCTGGGTCCGGTCGTCGCGCACATCGTCTTCCCGTTCGCGCTCGCCGGCGCGTTCGAGGTCGGACGCCGCCGGGCGAGCACCCCGGTCACCTGCGGGACGGTGCTCGCCGCAGCCGTGGTGGGTGCGTTCGCCCCGCCGCTGCTGGTCGTGACCTCCCTCGTCGGCGTCGTCATCGCGCTGATCGGGCCCGGCTGGGCGCGGTTGCGGGGCCTCGCCGTCGCCGTGCTGCCCTGGGCGCTCCTCGGCTGGTGGACCCGTGCGCTGTTCACCGACTGGCGGCCCCTGCTGGCCGGCCCGGGCGGCCTCGACACGGTCCACGCCACACCGCCCTGGCAGTTGGTGTTGTTGCATCCGGGCGGCCCCGGCTCCTACGCCGTGCTCGCCGGCGTCCCGGTGCTGGCGCTCGGCATCGCCGGGCTGGTGAGGAACGGGTTCGGGAAGGCGTCGACCGGGCTCGCGCTGCTCGGGCTGCTGGGTCTGGCCGCGGCGCTCGGCGCCGGCCACGTGCACCTGGTGCAGTGGTCCGACGGCCCGCGCACACCGTGGAGCGGGCTCGGCCTCGATGTCTTCGCGGCCGCGCTGATCGGCGCCGCGTTGGTCGGGTTGCGCGGCGTGCTCGCCGAGCGGCCGGGTCGCGCACCGGTCCTCGAGCGTCGCCTTGCCGTCGGCGTCACGACCGCGGCCACCCTGGTGTTCGCCGCGATCACGGCCCTGGCCGCGTGGCAGGCGACACCCACCGGGACCGTGCACCCGGCACCGGCCGCTGCGTCGAGCGTCGTCACCGAGCAACTCACCGGTCCCACCGCCGTGCGCTACCTGCGGCTGACGATCGCGGACTCCGGCACCATCACCTACACGCTGGTCGGCCGGGAGACCGGTCTTCCGGCCACCGGGCTCACGCAACCGGTGCCCGGCGGCGGTGCCCCGACCGCACGGGTGACCGAGACCCTGCTGCAGGCGGACCGGGCCGACGAGGCAGCCGCGGCGTTGCGGTCGCTCGGGGTCGGGTTCGTCGTCATCGACGGTCCGGGTGATCGTTCCGCCATCACGGCGACGCTGCGCCAGGTCGCCGGCCTCACCCAGATCTCCGCCGCGGCACGTGCGGGCGTATGGCGGGTCGCCCCCGCCACAACCCAGGACGGCGCCACCGTCGTCGCGAGCAGCCGGGTCTGGCTGGAGCACGACGGCGCCCCGATCGCCCAGGTCCCGTCGACCACCGCACATGCACGCACCGTCACCCGCCTCCCTGCAGGCGTGCAGGGCCGCCAGTTGGTGATCTCCGAAGGTGTCGGGTGGCGCGACCACGGGCGGGTCACGGTCGACGGGCACCGGGTCAGCGCGGTCGTCCGCGACGGTTCGTTGACCTACCCGATGCCTGCGGCGGGCGGCCGGCTGGTGATCGATCCCGGTCTGCAGCACCCCCACGTCGTGCTCGGCCAGGGAGCGCTCGCAGCGCTGCTGCTCTTCCTCGCCATACCCTTCGGGAACCGACGGTCGCGGAGGACGCTGTGAAACGGTGGGGGATCGTGCGCGCCGGCGTCGCGGTCGTCGCCGGCGCCGGGTTGGTGTGGGGCGCCACCGAGGCCACCGGCACTGCCGACACCACCCGGCACTCGGACGTTCGGACCGCGTCCGTCGACACGACCTCCGACCGGGTGACCGAGCTGTCGTTGACGTGCACCGGTGCCGATCTCGACGGCACGGTCGCGACCGCCTCGGTTCCGCAGAGCTGGGCGCCCACGGTGCCGGCCGGCGGGACGGTGCGGGTGGCGGGCTCGGCCTCCGGCGACCTCACGCTGCAGCACGGCGCCGCCACCGACGCGAAGCTGCCGTCGTCGGTGGCCGGCCGGGTCATCGCCACCGGCGGCCTGGCCACCGGGCTGGTCGCCGGTCAGCTCCAGGTCGACACGCGGACCGCGTCGCGGGGACTCACCGTGAGCAACTGTGCGACGCCGGCACGTTCGGGCTGGTTCTTCGGCGGCGGCACGGAGAAGGGTCGTGTCGCGCGGCTGACCCTGGTCAACCCGGCGGCGACACCGACGACCGTGGACGCTGCGGTGATCGGTTCCGGTGGGGTGGACAAGACGGCGAGCGTCGACGGCACGGTGCTGGCGCCGGGCGAGCGCAAAGTGCTGACCCTGGGCGACTTCGGCCCGGACCTCGCGGCCGCCGTCGTGCACGTCACTGCCTCCGGTGCCGGGGTCGCCGCATCGCTCACCGACGTCTGGATGACCGGGGAGACCCCGGTGGGGGAGAGCACCTCCTCCGACGCCGTGTCCCCTGCGCAGGATGTGGTGATCCCCGGGGTGAAGGCCACCGACGCGGCACCCAGCGTCCGCCTGGCCGTGCCCGGAAGCGACCAGGCCATCGTCCGGGTCCGGGCCATCAGCACCTCCGGCGCGGTCGTCGCCGACCAGGTCACCACGGTTTCGGGCGGTGCCTCCACAGTCGTCGGCCTGCATGGGCTTGCCGCGGGCAGCTACGCGGTCCGGGTGACCGCCGACGTGCC
This genomic window from Flexivirga oryzae contains:
- a CDS encoding MFS transporter — its product is MTMTELAPPRAGRREWVAFTVLALPLLLVSMDVSVLYFAAPEISRDLHASSTQQLWIFDVYGFVLAGMLITMGAVADRIGPRRLLLVGAACFSATSLLAAYAGSAAHLIVARGILGVAGATLMPSTLSMLRSLFPDERQRGQAIGAWTGIMTGGIALGPVLSGVLLQHFWWGSVFLINLPAMALLLVLGPILLPRGERREQPLDLPSSALSLTGVLCTIYGIKQWAADGFELRWAVAIAIGGAVLVAFAHRQFRDAHPMVPPTLLRNRSYCAALLGNTVCSFALVGNAVLFTAYLQLVLGYDPLAAALWSIAPTVCVGAVAPFAAPLGVRLGKPLAAALGLGAGACGFGILATVGTSSLWRALIGAGVLAAGLVVTMTLASELVLSSVDEGQAGRGASVSEAASELGGALGIALLGSIAAAGYRAQAADTLPAAVAHGPAGGSLAQAVGVAAGLPDSLAQQVLSAARSSYVHGVHLAVLAGLVLLAGASLALCRSLRRQPGR
- a CDS encoding TetR/AcrR family transcriptional regulator, whose product is MRALWGVDDKPRRGPKPSVTIREIVTVATELADESGLDAVTMAAVAKRLQLTTMALYRHVDSRQDLVAVAGDTALGLPPQRSRRSGWRRQVNEWARAEFARLRAHPWVLDIILEGPPTGPNTIAWMDSGMQAIGSTGLDPQSAASALLVVDGFVRSMVTQARQYGDGTGWAHALASVVDPGEFPAVSAALSAGTFEDDDESFPSEQDIDFGLGLILDGIDRLVTAPARR
- a CDS encoding coenzyme F420-0:L-glutamate ligase, which translates into the protein MISIRPLAVATEVTPETDLPALLAGLLRPSADPRDGVVPTLLPGDILVVTSKVVSKWLGLYAEPGVDRADLVLQQSRSVVAERATEGGVTRVVHATAGPVMAGAGIDASNSGDDRLLLLPDDADAVAARLRHEVAKLLGRPVDFAVVLSDTSGRAWRAGLTDFALGAAGLRPIDDLRGLPDTAGRDLAVTIRNIADEVAAAADLVKGKVDRVPVAVVSGLAGFVTADDGPGAGVLVRTGPTDWFGLGRAEAVRAALGVPPGSAVSARVGIESTTPEPLRERAARALRVALAAGDQVEAELNGPTESSLAVRLRSADPVALGRVWARLEAALAGERAEWVAARHDHDVTVTISQ
- the cofD gene encoding 2-phospho-L-lactate transferase, producing MRITALAGGVGGARFLRGLLHHLSARSDGPHSLTVIGNTGDDITLFGLRVCPDLDTLLYTLGGGVHEGQGWGRADETFVVQSELAAYGAQPQWFGLGDRDFGTHIARSQWLGQGMTLSAVIARLAERWGLPGRGVTLLPMTDAPVETHVVIDEGDSERAIHFQQWWVQHQAALPAKRFVVAGLNQAAAAPGVLDAIRTADLVLLPPSNPVVSIGIILSVPGVRDAMRGTTAPVVGVSPLVGGAPVRGHADACLSAIGVPVTPDGVAGLYADFLDGWLVDKADEAAMADSDLSVRAIPLLMTDIEAAAEMASEAVELGLSLRR
- a CDS encoding WhiB family transcriptional regulator; amino-acid sequence: MQEFTLLTLLHEGLEQEEDETALSWQERALCAQTDPEAFFPEKGGSTREAKKVCIGCEVKAECLEYALAHDERFGIWGGLSERERRKLKKRAV
- a CDS encoding glycosyltransferase; translation: MATDEEATDFTVTALLVVQHGDHPRLTDTLESLVAATRHPERLVVIDATPDRDLPALLADHPAIGSADWAVSVVTVPPGTPFAEIVDTAVTALPPPGENAVVALRPRRRARKRPVRPRDRDEWLWLLHEDTAPAPDALDGLVTIVSASDRIGIAGCKVLDRDDPTRLVNVGIDLTRAGRHVGDRMQGEPDQGQHDDRRDVLAVSSAGMLIRRDVYLSLGGFDPAFDGDGDGLDVSWRAHLIGRQVIVVPAARAHQDLVGKDSDVDRPAPRTLRRHRQVALARCSLLALPFMALWILLSCTVLGVVLLLLKRPRRSLAEFAQATAPFGLIRILGARWRFVGRASTRRRNLRGIFVPWRGAVEHAVATVGDAITPEPTRRDIPATEPVETGPVADDAESMPVGPGRGGVLRNPGLWVVLALLAAAGACWRDLITGGALRGTGNGLTGGALQPFTTDATGVWRMWRDAWTGPGLGQPGSATPYLVLLAPLAWLTQQLPGVNGSASGAAVVTWLLVLAMPLSGLVAYRAGRIATHARWPRAAAALAWASLPTLTTAVAAGRLGPVVAHIVFPFALAGAFEVGRRRASTPVTCGTVLAAAVVGAFAPPLLVVTSLVGVVIALIGPGWARLRGLAVAVLPWALLGWWTRALFTDWRPLLAGPGGLDTVHATPPWQLVLLHPGGPGSYAVLAGVPVLALGIAGLVRNGFGKASTGLALLGLLGLAAALGAGHVHLVQWSDGPRTPWSGLGLDVFAAALIGAALVGLRGVLAERPGRAPVLERRLAVGVTTAATLVFAAITALAAWQATPTGTVHPAPAAASSVVTEQLTGPTAVRYLRLTIADSGTITYTLVGRETGLPATGLTQPVPGGGAPTARVTETLLQADRADEAAAALRSLGVGFVVIDGPGDRSAITATLRQVAGLTQISAAARAGVWRVAPATTQDGATVVASSRVWLEHDGAPIAQVPSTTAHARTVTRLPAGVQGRQLVISEGVGWRDHGRVTVDGHRVSAVVRDGSLTYPMPAAGGRLVIDPGLQHPHVVLGQGALAALLLFLAIPFGNRRSRRTL
- a CDS encoding DUF5719 family protein, with the translated sequence MKRWGIVRAGVAVVAGAGLVWGATEATGTADTTRHSDVRTASVDTTSDRVTELSLTCTGADLDGTVATASVPQSWAPTVPAGGTVRVAGSASGDLTLQHGAATDAKLPSSVAGRVIATGGLATGLVAGQLQVDTRTASRGLTVSNCATPARSGWFFGGGTEKGRVARLTLVNPAATPTTVDAAVIGSGGVDKTASVDGTVLAPGERKVLTLGDFGPDLAAAVVHVTASGAGVAASLTDVWMTGETPVGESTSSDAVSPAQDVVIPGVKATDAAPSVRLAVPGSDQAIVRVRAISTSGAVVADQVTTVSGGASTVVGLHGLAAGSYAVRVTADVPVVAAVMSRTGTSGTTDLSWATAAPDLTEPAGVALPAGVPAGSAQLMLAATRKGTAQVVTVAASGDSTTKTVAVPADHPVAVPVGDARAVWVRPIGKVSVHAAVTVTGHDSSGAFLATVPVQPVTLHQATSRLVPARG